The following are encoded together in the Saliniramus fredricksonii genome:
- a CDS encoding GntR family transcriptional regulator, which produces MFGRGRQDEEASVVRLLAAQLRRDIAFGILAPDTRLKIDDLRARYGGSAHSFREALTLLAGEGIVESHAQRGFRVASATGADLEDIQRMRARIETLGLEWSLAHADASWEAELVATRHTLGRAVEAVRHEPASEALAWDEAVSRFHATLVANCRSPRLIAFQERLALESRRFRLAALIEGCIDHDAEKATRAQIVEAVLARDTEAALACLTRLFQPAAGAGTESSQ; this is translated from the coding sequence ATGTTCGGTCGGGGCAGACAGGACGAGGAAGCAAGCGTCGTGCGCCTGCTGGCGGCGCAGCTGCGGCGTGATATCGCCTTTGGCATTCTCGCACCGGATACCCGCCTCAAGATCGACGATCTGCGCGCCCGTTACGGGGGCTCTGCCCATTCCTTTCGCGAAGCGCTGACCCTGCTCGCCGGTGAAGGGATCGTTGAATCACATGCCCAGCGCGGCTTTCGCGTCGCCTCCGCCACCGGCGCCGATCTCGAAGACATTCAACGCATGCGCGCACGCATCGAAACGCTGGGGCTCGAATGGTCCCTCGCCCATGCCGATGCGAGCTGGGAGGCCGAACTCGTCGCCACGCGCCATACGCTCGGCCGCGCCGTCGAGGCGGTGCGCCACGAACCAGCCTCGGAAGCGCTCGCCTGGGATGAAGCGGTATCGCGCTTCCACGCGACGCTCGTCGCCAATTGCCGCTCGCCCCGCCTGATCGCCTTTCAGGAGCGCCTCGCGCTGGAGAGCCGGCGGTTTCGCCTCGCCGCCCTGATCGAGGGGTGCATCGACCACGATGCGGAGAAAGCCACGCGTGCGCAGATCGTCGAGGCCGTTCTCGCGCGCGATACCGAAGCGGCGCTGGCTTGTCTGACACGCCTTTTCCAGCCGGCAGCCGGGGCCGGCACGGAATCATCGCAATAA
- a CDS encoding ABC transporter substrate-binding protein, giving the protein MIRLTRRGFGGIIAGGLATATFARSRAFAQGTPIRVGLLSLTSHAPSIIAAAKGYFADQGLDVEFVSFQAAQPMAVAIASDDVDFGVTAISGGLISLAERGAVKVIGGALQESTNVEGQKILVSKAAYESGVTTPADLVGKRYGITTAGSSFHYMAHKIADGEGFARDSLELVPLNGVPAVIASLRSGQVDAWSIVPNIAGALVRSGDVFEIGEISDYIEDYQVTTVFTSSRMAAEEPDTVRSFLAGFSRGVDDYNAALVDKTMSEGEVAEISRMIHEYVYTDRPFEDADAAIRAGAMRVNADARMNLTSIEDQLAWFVSEGLVPADASIETLVDTSFVETY; this is encoded by the coding sequence ATGATACGTCTTACACGCAGAGGCTTCGGCGGCATCATCGCCGGCGGGCTCGCAACCGCGACATTCGCACGCAGCCGCGCCTTCGCCCAGGGCACGCCGATACGCGTCGGCCTGCTTTCGCTGACCTCGCATGCCCCCTCGATCATCGCGGCCGCCAAGGGCTATTTCGCCGATCAGGGGCTCGATGTCGAATTCGTCTCCTTCCAGGCGGCGCAGCCAATGGCCGTGGCGATCGCCTCGGACGACGTCGATTTCGGCGTGACCGCAATTTCCGGCGGGCTGATCAGCCTTGCAGAGCGTGGCGCGGTGAAGGTGATCGGCGGCGCGCTTCAGGAAAGCACCAATGTCGAGGGTCAGAAAATCCTCGTTTCGAAAGCGGCCTACGAATCCGGCGTGACGACGCCGGCGGATCTCGTCGGCAAGCGCTATGGCATCACCACGGCGGGCTCGTCCTTCCATTACATGGCCCACAAGATCGCCGACGGTGAAGGCTTCGCCCGCGATTCGCTGGAACTGGTGCCGCTCAACGGGGTTCCGGCCGTGATCGCCTCGCTGCGTTCGGGCCAGGTCGACGCGTGGTCGATCGTGCCCAACATTGCCGGCGCGCTGGTACGAAGCGGTGATGTCTTCGAGATCGGCGAGATTTCCGATTACATCGAGGATTATCAGGTCACGACCGTGTTCACCTCCTCGCGCATGGCTGCGGAAGAACCCGATACCGTGCGCAGCTTCCTTGCGGGATTCTCGCGCGGGGTCGACGACTATAATGCCGCGCTCGTCGACAAGACCATGAGCGAGGGCGAGGTCGCCGAGATCAGCCGCATGATCCACGAATACGTCTATACGGATCGCCCGTTCGAGGATGCCGATGCGGCCATTCGCGCCGGCGCGATGCGGGTCAACGCGGATGCGCGCATGAACCTGACCAGCATCGAGGATCAGCTCGCATGGTTCGTCTCGGAGGGGCTGGTGCCCGCCGATGCCTCGATCGAGACGCTGGTCGATACCAGCTTCGTCGAAACCTACTGA
- a CDS encoding ABC transporter ATP-binding protein, translated as MELRIEGVSHDYGETEVLRDISFSVAPGEIVCIIGPSGCGKSTLLRFIGGLERPDHGEVLIAGEPPADSLNPLTYIFQDFALLPWRSVAGNVSLVLEDHGIRGAQSRAIIDDVLARTKLSEFANAWPRQLSGGMKQRVAIARALAVRPAVMLMDEPLSALDSQTRELLLDDLIDLWKRERFSAAYVTHNLAEAVRLGHRIMVLSRRPGRIREMVSIDIPLDERPERVLELEKVQRRLWEAMRDEARAADRELSDAG; from the coding sequence ATGGAATTGCGGATCGAAGGCGTCAGCCACGATTACGGCGAGACGGAAGTCTTGCGTGATATCAGCTTCAGCGTCGCGCCTGGCGAGATCGTTTGCATCATCGGCCCGTCGGGCTGCGGAAAATCCACGCTCCTGCGCTTCATTGGCGGGCTGGAGCGCCCCGATCATGGCGAGGTGCTGATCGCCGGGGAGCCGCCTGCCGATTCGCTCAACCCCCTCACGTACATTTTCCAGGATTTCGCGCTGCTACCCTGGCGCAGTGTCGCGGGCAATGTCAGCCTCGTCCTGGAAGATCACGGCATTCGCGGCGCGCAATCGCGGGCGATCATCGACGATGTGCTGGCGCGGACCAAACTCTCGGAATTCGCCAATGCCTGGCCGCGTCAGCTCTCCGGCGGCATGAAACAGCGCGTTGCCATCGCCCGCGCCCTCGCGGTGCGGCCCGCCGTGATGCTGATGGACGAGCCGCTCTCGGCGCTCGACAGCCAGACCCGCGAATTGCTGCTCGACGATCTCATCGATCTGTGGAAGCGCGAACGCTTCTCGGCGGCCTATGTCACGCATAATCTTGCGGAAGCCGTGCGGCTCGGGCATCGCATCATGGTGCTGTCGCGCCGGCCCGGGCGCATCCGCGAAATGGTCTCCATCGATATCCCGCTGGACGAGCGGCCCGAGCGTGTGCTCGAATTGGAGAAGGTCCAGCGGCGCCTCTGGGAGGCCATGCGCGACGAGGCCCGCGCGGCGGACAGGGAGCTCTCCGATGCCGGCTGA
- a CDS encoding ABC transporter permease, protein MPAESTAHGARAREANPQSEPLREVPLQKAAQGGAGLRPVPFRGGGFTHKPLSLISPFVFVSLIGLWELGSQTGFISPIALPAPSAAFGAFVDLVRTGTLWRHLEASLFRLIVGWTLGTAIGVAVGLAIALFSVMRAGLSPVVSALFPIPKIALLPLFIVWFGIGEGSKVATILFGAFFPTVIATYGGVDNVDRNLIRMGQSFGLSWLSIVRKIIIPGAMPAILSGFRISASIAIVLLVAAEMIGAQFGIGAYILMAGSLFAIEQLIAGVAMLSILGLTISWLIGRAERFFLTWRT, encoded by the coding sequence ATGCCGGCTGAATCCACGGCGCATGGCGCCCGCGCACGCGAGGCGAACCCGCAATCGGAGCCGCTGCGGGAAGTCCCACTCCAGAAGGCCGCACAGGGCGGCGCCGGGCTGCGGCCGGTACCATTTCGCGGCGGCGGCTTCACCCACAAGCCGCTGAGCCTGATCTCCCCGTTCGTTTTCGTCTCGCTCATCGGCCTGTGGGAGCTCGGTTCCCAGACCGGCTTCATCAGTCCGATCGCCCTCCCCGCCCCCTCGGCCGCCTTCGGCGCTTTCGTCGATCTGGTGCGCACGGGGACGCTGTGGCGTCATCTCGAGGCGAGTCTGTTCCGGCTGATCGTCGGCTGGACGCTCGGCACCGCCATCGGCGTCGCCGTGGGGCTCGCCATCGCATTGTTCTCGGTGATGCGCGCCGGGCTCTCGCCCGTGGTCTCGGCGCTGTTTCCGATCCCCAAGATCGCGCTTTTGCCGCTTTTCATCGTCTGGTTCGGCATCGGCGAGGGCTCGAAGGTTGCCACGATCCTGTTCGGCGCTTTTTTCCCAACCGTGATCGCGACCTATGGCGGCGTCGACAATGTCGACCGCAATCTCATCCGGATGGGTCAGTCGTTCGGGCTGTCCTGGCTTTCGATCGTGCGCAAGATCATCATTCCCGGCGCGATGCCCGCGATTCTCTCGGGCTTCCGGATCTCGGCCTCGATTGCCATCGTTCTGCTGGTCGCCGCCGAGATGATCGGCGCGCAATTCGGGATCGGCGCCTATATCCTCATGGCCGGATCGCTGTTTGCCATCGAGCAGCTCATCGCCGGCGTCGCCATGCTCTCGATCCTGGGGCTGACCATCAGCTGGCTTATCGGGCGGGCCGAGCGCTTCTTCCTCACCTGGAGGACCTGA
- a CDS encoding hydantoinase/oxoprolinase family protein, with protein MSEAQGNQAKAAGMIPPWRIGVDVGGTFTDLVMVDAQGALMIVKTPSVPANPGEGVLDAVRKAAANLAMPVEGFLAQCRLFVHGSTVATNTVLEGKGAKVGLLTTHGFRDSLEIRRGIRDNPWDHRKPFPPVLVPRYLRLPVRGRLDSEGAEVAPIAVADAVAAGEIFTREGVEAVAICLFNAYADGRHEDEAARALAESWSGEWVSRSSAIAPTIGEYERSSTAVMNAYVAPRVVTYLRDLAKELQRLGLPGALLMSQSNGGVVSVDQIADRPVNLVLSGPAAGVGAMTLAANALGDDNLISMEIGGTSCDVALMSAGQVATSDALEIDGYHLAIPSVEIHTVGAGGGTIAGVDAAGMLFAGPKGAGARPGPACYGHGGTEPTVTDAQLVLGRLAPGAYAGGSVTLDQERAREAIRTRVAEPLGISIEDAASGIIRLVEQHLLHAVERISVQRGFNPAGFTLVPAGGAGPLHGPSVAAMLGARRVYVPRQAGAFCAMGLLQSDVRQDYIQVFMRDLDGDVAAATQVAKAAQDGFAQLRARANEALTREGFTGDQAAYRRALDLRYRGQQSDLRVELPDGEAFDPALVRRLFEAEYARQFGHIQPGGAIQITSLRMAGFGLLPPLEAASAPASNQAPHRRETRRVWFPDGWRDTAIYDGSDLAPGQSIAGPAIVTEQTMTAIARAGDTLTVDAAGNFIIDLAERGAQA; from the coding sequence GTGAGCGAGGCGCAGGGAAATCAGGCGAAAGCGGCGGGCATGATCCCGCCCTGGCGCATCGGCGTCGATGTCGGCGGCACCTTTACCGATCTGGTCATGGTCGATGCGCAAGGCGCGCTGATGATCGTGAAAACGCCATCGGTTCCCGCGAATCCGGGCGAGGGCGTGCTTGACGCTGTGCGCAAGGCGGCAGCGAACCTGGCCATGCCGGTCGAGGGTTTCCTCGCACAATGCCGGCTCTTCGTGCACGGCTCCACGGTCGCCACCAACACCGTGCTCGAAGGCAAGGGCGCGAAGGTCGGGCTCCTGACCACTCATGGCTTTCGCGACAGCCTGGAAATCCGGCGCGGCATTCGTGACAATCCCTGGGATCACCGCAAACCCTTCCCACCGGTTCTGGTGCCGCGTTATCTCCGCCTGCCCGTGCGCGGGCGCCTCGACAGTGAGGGTGCGGAAGTCGCGCCGATCGCGGTCGCCGATGCCGTCGCCGCCGGTGAGATCTTCACCCGCGAGGGTGTCGAGGCGGTGGCGATCTGCCTGTTCAACGCCTATGCCGATGGCCGCCACGAAGACGAAGCGGCGCGGGCGCTGGCCGAAAGCTGGTCCGGCGAATGGGTCAGCCGCTCCAGCGCCATCGCGCCGACGATCGGCGAATACGAGCGCAGCTCCACGGCCGTCATGAACGCCTATGTCGCGCCGCGCGTCGTCACCTATCTGCGCGATCTGGCCAAGGAATTGCAGCGCCTCGGCCTGCCCGGCGCGCTCTTGATGAGCCAGAGCAATGGCGGCGTCGTCTCCGTCGACCAGATCGCCGACCGGCCCGTCAATCTCGTTCTTTCCGGCCCCGCCGCCGGTGTGGGCGCAATGACGCTCGCGGCCAATGCGCTGGGCGACGACAACCTGATCTCGATGGAGATCGGCGGCACATCCTGCGACGTCGCCCTGATGAGCGCGGGCCAGGTGGCGACGAGCGATGCGCTCGAAATCGACGGCTATCATCTCGCCATACCCTCCGTCGAAATCCATACGGTCGGCGCGGGCGGGGGCACCATTGCCGGAGTCGATGCGGCCGGGATGCTGTTTGCCGGGCCCAAGGGCGCCGGCGCGCGTCCCGGACCGGCCTGTTACGGCCATGGCGGCACCGAGCCGACCGTCACCGATGCGCAACTCGTGCTCGGACGTCTGGCGCCCGGCGCCTATGCCGGCGGCTCTGTCACTCTGGACCAGGAGCGCGCCCGCGAGGCGATCCGCACGCGCGTCGCCGAGCCGCTTGGAATCAGCATCGAGGATGCCGCGTCAGGCATCATCCGGCTGGTCGAGCAGCATCTGCTGCATGCAGTGGAGCGGATTTCCGTACAGCGCGGCTTCAACCCCGCCGGATTCACCCTCGTCCCGGCAGGCGGCGCCGGGCCACTGCACGGGCCGAGCGTCGCGGCGATGCTGGGGGCCAGACGCGTCTATGTGCCCCGGCAGGCCGGCGCCTTCTGCGCCATGGGGCTTTTGCAATCAGATGTCCGGCAGGATTACATCCAGGTCTTCATGCGCGATCTCGACGGGGATGTTGCCGCGGCCACGCAGGTTGCGAAGGCCGCGCAGGACGGTTTCGCACAGCTGCGCGCCCGCGCGAACGAGGCGCTCACCCGGGAAGGCTTTACCGGTGATCAGGCCGCCTACCGGCGCGCGCTGGACCTGCGCTATCGCGGCCAGCAATCGGATCTTCGCGTGGAATTGCCCGATGGCGAGGCTTTCGATCCGGCCCTGGTGCGCCGGCTCTTCGAAGCAGAATATGCCCGCCAGTTCGGCCATATCCAGCCCGGCGGTGCCATCCAGATCACCAGCCTGCGCATGGCCGGTTTCGGCCTCCTGCCGCCGCTCGAAGCAGCATCGGCGCCGGCGAGTAACCAGGCGCCGCATCGGCGCGAAACCCGCCGGGTCTGGTTCCCCGATGGCTGGCGCGACACGGCAATCTATGACGGCTCCGATCTCGCACCCGGCCAGTCGATCGCCGGCCCCGCCATCGTCACCGAGCAGACCATGACCGCCATCGCCCGCGCCGGCGATACGCTCACAGTCGATGCGGCGGGCAATTTCATCATCGATCTCGCCGAGAGGGGAGCGCAGGCATGA
- a CDS encoding hydantoinase B/oxoprolinase family protein has protein sequence MSAHKAIDPIILALVQNRLDHIAQQMGRVMVRTARSPIFSQAHDFSCFLADAKGTVVSQADGIPIHTGGGGFAARAIVARFGGEIAPGDVFLLNDPYAAGGNHLPDWVIARPVFVGDDHLGFACNRAHQSDIGGGAAGTYNPQATEIFHEGLRLPVMKLVAADVVREDLWDLLKLNCRTPDLLDGDLRAMLGSTRIGADRVTALAEELGTDQARACFAGILDYAEARFRAVIRDLPDGTYRGEDRTDNDCFGPADIVTRVALTIEGDSLTVDFTGTDDQIRGFKNSSLANTVSGVYTALYSFFDADLPRNEGSFRGVTIIAPEGSVVNARPPAPMTMCTVFPAHDIIHACWRALGLAAPERALAGWARNVFGVTSGTKEGADEPFVMYHNNLAAGGGAIEGRDGFNQIGHLCTLGGLTIPNLEVYEQIYPVRYLRQEFRCDSGGAGRYRGGTGVDYALEVMVPALYSFRGEGLRTPSGYGVEGGDWGAAGAMLLSPHDGSEPVEAPQFGLMQLGPLHYQAASPGGGGWGDPKTRDPQAVLADLRDGIISAQAAREIYAVVPGADGMSLDMAQTQALREECAGAAAQSASS, from the coding sequence ATGAGCGCGCACAAGGCCATCGATCCGATCATCCTCGCCCTGGTGCAAAACCGCCTCGACCACATTGCCCAGCAGATGGGACGGGTGATGGTGCGTACGGCACGCAGCCCGATCTTCAGCCAGGCGCATGATTTTTCCTGTTTCCTCGCTGACGCCAAGGGCACCGTGGTCAGCCAGGCCGACGGCATCCCGATCCATACCGGCGGCGGCGGTTTCGCCGCCCGCGCCATCGTGGCGCGTTTCGGTGGCGAGATCGCGCCCGGCGACGTGTTTCTATTGAACGATCCCTATGCGGCGGGCGGCAACCATCTGCCGGACTGGGTGATCGCGCGCCCGGTCTTCGTGGGCGATGATCATCTCGGCTTTGCCTGCAACCGCGCCCATCAATCCGATATCGGCGGCGGCGCGGCGGGCACCTACAATCCGCAGGCCACCGAGATCTTCCACGAAGGCCTGCGCCTGCCGGTGATGAAGCTGGTCGCGGCGGATGTGGTCCGCGAGGATCTGTGGGATCTGCTCAAGCTGAACTGCCGCACGCCCGATCTCCTCGACGGCGATCTGCGCGCGATGCTCGGCTCCACGCGTATCGGGGCAGACCGCGTCACGGCGCTGGCGGAAGAGCTCGGCACCGACCAGGCGCGGGCCTGTTTCGCCGGCATTCTCGATTATGCCGAAGCGCGCTTTCGCGCCGTCATCCGCGATCTGCCCGACGGCACCTATCGCGGCGAGGACCGCACCGACAACGATTGCTTCGGCCCTGCCGACATCGTCACCCGGGTGGCGCTCACGATCGAAGGCGACAGCCTGACGGTGGATTTCACCGGCACGGACGACCAGATCCGCGGCTTCAAGAATTCCTCGCTGGCCAATACCGTCTCCGGCGTCTACACGGCGCTCTATTCCTTCTTCGATGCCGATCTGCCGCGCAACGAGGGCAGCTTTCGCGGCGTGACCATCATCGCGCCCGAGGGCAGCGTCGTGAATGCGCGCCCGCCCGCACCGATGACCATGTGCACGGTGTTTCCCGCCCATGACATCATCCATGCCTGCTGGCGGGCTCTCGGCCTCGCTGCGCCCGAGCGCGCGCTTGCCGGCTGGGCGCGCAACGTCTTCGGCGTCACCTCCGGTACGAAGGAAGGCGCCGACGAGCCCTTCGTCATGTATCACAACAACCTCGCCGCCGGCGGCGGCGCGATCGAGGGCCGCGACGGCTTCAACCAGATCGGCCATCTGTGCACGCTGGGCGGCCTCACCATCCCCAATCTCGAAGTCTACGAGCAGATCTACCCGGTGCGGTATCTGCGCCAGGAATTCCGCTGCGATTCCGGCGGTGCGGGGCGCTATCGCGGCGGCACGGGGGTGGATTACGCGCTCGAAGTGATGGTGCCGGCGCTTTATTCCTTCCGGGGCGAGGGTCTGCGCACACCCTCGGGCTACGGGGTCGAGGGCGGCGATTGGGGCGCGGCAGGGGCGATGCTGCTCTCGCCGCATGACGGATCGGAGCCGGTCGAGGCCCCGCAATTCGGCCTGATGCAGCTCGGGCCGCTGCATTACCAGGCGGCCTCGCCGGGAGGCGGCGGCTGGGGCGATCCGAAGACCCGCGATCCGCAGGCCGTTCTCGCCGATCTGCGTGACGGGATCATCAGCGCGCAGGCCGCGCGCGAAATCTACGCGGTGGTGCCCGGCGCCGACGGGATGAGCCTCGATATGGCGCAGACGCAGGCGCTGCGGGAAGAGTGCGCCGGCGCAGCAGCTCAATCCGCGTCGTCGTAG
- a CDS encoding esterase-like activity of phytase family protein encodes MRFSRRGALRLGARLAGGALAATALGGSAAPANGLMPLSPQVDRLPFFDADDRSRTRFGELSFRSGLEINDPYPRFGGFSGLWRPRDGARLIAVSDRGDWFAADVTEDANGVSGFAAAMMAPIRDFHGTPLGRTENYDVEAITIKDDIAHIGIERTNAIMRFDLTEDRPTARGEFLPTPREMRDWPHNAGPEAIAIAPDASPFPGAIIVIGERTNRGESAPTQGYILDGETYHAFDVARHDGFDITDMEFLDNGDILVLERRYRILRDVGARIRRLPGGDLRPGAVLDGPAIFEAGAGQQIDNMEGLAAHRTRDGRRVLSLISDDNFSILQRTLLLEFYYDDAD; translated from the coding sequence GTGAGGTTCAGCCGTCGCGGCGCCCTGCGCCTCGGCGCAAGGCTTGCCGGCGGTGCGCTCGCTGCAACCGCGCTCGGCGGTTCCGCCGCGCCGGCGAACGGCCTCATGCCGCTTTCACCGCAGGTGGATCGCCTGCCGTTCTTCGATGCCGATGATCGCAGCCGTACGCGCTTCGGTGAACTCAGTTTCCGCTCCGGCCTCGAGATCAACGATCCCTATCCCCGTTTCGGCGGCTTTTCCGGGCTCTGGCGTCCGCGCGACGGTGCGCGGCTGATCGCCGTCAGTGATCGTGGGGACTGGTTCGCAGCAGATGTGACCGAGGACGCGAACGGCGTATCCGGGTTCGCCGCGGCGATGATGGCGCCGATCCGCGATTTCCATGGCACGCCCCTCGGCCGCACGGAGAATTACGACGTCGAAGCCATCACCATCAAGGACGACATCGCCCATATCGGCATCGAGCGCACCAACGCGATCATGCGCTTCGATCTCACCGAGGATCGGCCAACCGCGCGCGGAGAATTCCTGCCCACGCCGCGCGAGATGCGCGACTGGCCGCACAATGCGGGGCCGGAAGCGATTGCCATCGCGCCGGATGCGAGCCCCTTTCCCGGTGCGATCATCGTGATCGGCGAGCGCACGAACCGGGGCGAGAGCGCGCCGACGCAGGGCTACATTCTCGATGGCGAGACGTATCATGCCTTCGACGTGGCGCGCCATGACGGGTTCGACATCACCGATATGGAATTTCTCGACAATGGCGACATCCTCGTTCTGGAGCGCCGTTACCGTATCCTGCGCGATGTCGGCGCGCGCATCCGCCGCCTGCCCGGCGGCGATCTCCGCCCCGGCGCCGTGCTCGACGGCCCCGCCATCTTCGAGGCGGGGGCCGGTCAGCAGATCGACAATATGGAAGGTCTCGCCGCGCATCGCACGCGGGACGGGCGCCGCGTGCTCAGCCTGATCTCCGACGACAATTTCTCGATCCTGCAACGCACGCTGCTGCTCGAATTCTACTACGACGACGCGGATTGA
- the cobT gene encoding cobaltochelatase subunit CobT: MSISNRKPGETREAPNEPVKRSVASCLRAIARMPEFEVTYAADRPVLMSDKARLPEPPRKMSSHDLAVLRGNADSMALRLACHDAGIHRKLAPEAQDARAVYDAVEQARVESIGTRRMQGVGSNLDAMLEDRYHRGGKYEDITDRADAPIEDAISLMVRERLTGRAPPRAAQKIVDLWRGHIEERAGENLDALLGNLEDQGRFARSVRELLTSLDMGEEVPLESQEDDEQENEQEQENDEEQEGEGEEGAEGERAEVEITDDGDEEMQEGAQEAAEGPTSEMPEDMEDADSEEASESWRPPSGANDSRAGDYKAYTQKFDEMIQAEELCEAEELARLRAYLDKQLSNLQGVVGRLANRLQRRLMAQQNRSWDFDLEEGILDPARLTRVVMDPFQALSFKQEKDTQFRDTVVTLLIDNSGSMRGRPITVAATCADILARTLERCGVKVEILGFTTRAWKGGQSREQWLQAGKPPNPGRLNDLRHIIYKSADAPWRRARRNLGLMMREGLLKENIDGEALTWAHERLLGRPEQRRILMVISDGAPVDDSTLSVNAGNYLEKHLRRVIEEIETRSPVQLIAVGIGHDVTRYYRRAVTIVDAEELGGVMTEKLAELFEDEVPGQGPRRKIGGGRR, from the coding sequence ATGTCGATCTCGAACCGCAAACCGGGCGAAACCAGGGAAGCCCCGAACGAGCCTGTCAAGCGCTCGGTCGCGTCCTGCCTGCGGGCCATCGCGCGCATGCCGGAATTCGAGGTGACCTACGCTGCCGACCGGCCCGTGCTGATGTCGGACAAGGCCCGCCTGCCCGAGCCACCGCGCAAGATGTCCTCGCATGATCTCGCCGTCCTGCGCGGCAATGCCGATTCGATGGCCCTGCGTCTTGCCTGTCATGATGCCGGCATCCACCGCAAGCTCGCGCCCGAGGCGCAGGATGCGCGCGCCGTCTATGACGCGGTCGAGCAGGCCCGGGTCGAATCGATCGGCACGCGGCGCATGCAGGGCGTGGGCAGCAATCTCGATGCCATGCTGGAAGACCGCTACCATCGCGGTGGCAAATACGAGGATATCACCGACCGCGCCGATGCCCCGATCGAGGATGCGATCTCGCTGATGGTGCGCGAGCGCCTGACCGGGCGCGCCCCGCCCAGGGCCGCGCAGAAGATCGTCGATCTCTGGCGCGGCCATATCGAGGAACGCGCGGGCGAAAATCTCGACGCGTTGCTCGGCAATCTCGAAGACCAGGGCCGGTTTGCCCGTTCCGTGCGCGAATTGCTCACCTCCCTCGACATGGGCGAGGAGGTACCCCTCGAGAGCCAGGAGGATGACGAGCAGGAAAACGAGCAGGAGCAGGAGAACGACGAGGAGCAGGAGGGCGAAGGCGAGGAAGGCGCCGAGGGCGAGCGCGCCGAGGTGGAAATCACCGATGACGGTGACGAGGAGATGCAGGAAGGCGCTCAGGAAGCCGCAGAGGGCCCGACCAGCGAGATGCCCGAGGACATGGAAGACGCCGATTCGGAGGAAGCCTCCGAATCCTGGCGTCCGCCCAGCGGCGCCAACGATTCCCGCGCCGGTGATTACAAAGCCTATACCCAGAAATTCGACGAGATGATCCAGGCCGAGGAACTCTGCGAGGCCGAGGAACTCGCGCGCCTGCGCGCCTATCTCGACAAGCAGTTGTCCAATCTGCAGGGCGTCGTCGGTCGTCTCGCCAACCGCCTGCAACGCCGGTTGATGGCGCAGCAGAACCGCTCCTGGGATTTCGATCTCGAAGAAGGCATTCTTGATCCCGCGCGCCTGACGCGTGTCGTGATGGATCCGTTCCAGGCGCTCTCCTTCAAGCAGGAGAAGGACACACAGTTCCGCGACACTGTCGTGACCCTCCTGATCGACAATTCCGGCTCCATGCGCGGACGCCCGATCACCGTGGCCGCCACCTGTGCCGATATTCTCGCGCGCACGCTGGAGCGCTGCGGCGTCAAGGTCGAGATCCTCGGCTTCACCACGCGCGCCTGGAAGGGGGGGCAATCGCGCGAGCAATGGCTGCAAGCGGGCAAGCCGCCCAATCCCGGTCGCCTCAACGATCTGCGCCACATCATCTACAAATCCGCCGACGCCCCCTGGCGCCGCGCCCGTCGCAATCTTGGGCTGATGATGCGCGAAGGGCTCCTGAAGGAGAATATCGACGGCGAGGCGCTGACCTGGGCGCATGAGCGCCTGCTCGGCCGCCCCGAACAAAGGCGCATCCTGATGGTGATCTCCGACGGTGCGCCGGTCGACGATTCGACACTTTCGGTGAATGCCGGCAATTATCTGGAAAAGCATCTGCGCCGGGTGATCGAGGAGATCGAGACCCGCTCGCCGGTACAGCTCATCGCCGTCGGCATCGGCCACGACGTGACCCGCTATTATCGCCGCGCGGTGACCATCGTCGATGCCGAGGAACTCGGCGGTGTGATGACGGAGAAACTCGCCGAATTGTTCGAGGACGAAGTCCCCGGCCAGGGGCCGCGCCGCAAGATCGGCGGGGGGCGCCGGTGA